One segment of Synergistota bacterium DNA contains the following:
- a CDS encoding bifunctional phosphoribosyl-AMP cyclohydrolase/phosphoribosyl-ATP diphosphatase HisIE: protein MSMNLSFNEHGLIPVITQDYKTKEVLMLAYMNEEALKKTLETGYAHYWSRSRKRIWRKGETSGNTQKVVRIRYDCDADALLLEVEQKGVACHTGNYSCFYRVMYESDDASASVSAFILEEIYKVIKERIEELPEGSYTASLIKKGEDAIIRKIGEEAVEVILAFKNKNNNELIAESADLLYHLLVILAYEGVRLSEVWKELKKRRKTTQEKELKGKLGKVEK, encoded by the coding sequence ATGTCAATGAACTTAAGCTTCAATGAACATGGATTGATACCAGTTATCACCCAAGATTATAAAACAAAAGAGGTGCTCATGCTCGCCTACATGAATGAAGAAGCGCTGAAGAAGACGCTCGAAACTGGGTATGCTCATTACTGGAGCAGGTCAAGAAAAAGGATTTGGAGAAAGGGAGAAACCTCGGGGAATACCCAAAAAGTCGTAAGAATTAGATATGACTGCGACGCTGATGCTCTGCTCTTAGAAGTGGAGCAAAAAGGAGTAGCATGCCATACTGGAAACTACTCATGCTTTTATAGGGTGATGTACGAGTCCGATGACGCTTCAGCCTCCGTATCCGCATTTATACTTGAGGAAATATACAAAGTCATAAAGGAACGGATTGAAGAGCTACCTGAAGGATCATACACTGCTTCTTTGATCAAAAAGGGAGAAGATGCAATTATTCGCAAGATTGGAGAAGAAGCTGTTGAAGTAATTCTGGCATTTAAGAATAAAAATAATAACGAGCTTATTGCAGAAAGTGCAGATTTATTGTATCATTTACTTGTAATTTTAGCTTATGAGGGGGTGAGGTTAAGTGAGGTCTGGAAGGAACTCAAAAAGAGGAGGAAGACCACGCAAGAAAAGGAGCTTAAAGGGAAACTGGGAAAAGTGGAGAAATGA